The DNA window TGGGGCCTTGAAGCGGCGCCATTGATCGGCGCGCTTGGAAAGTGGGCCGCGCGCAGCCCGGATCATGACCCTAGCTTGCCGATGAGTCATGCGGCGCTGATGATGTCGTTTGAAACGCTGTTTGACCCGGCGCGCGCCGCTGACATGGACGCTCGTCTCGGCTTCCGCTTCGGCAACGTCGACTATGTTGCGACCGTTCGCTGTGGCTCAATCAGGGTCGAGCGGCGGCCGATCGAGGATGTCGATGTGACCTTCACCGGAACGCCGATGAACATGGTCGCGGCGATCCACGGCGGCGCGCCGCCCGAGCAGGTCGATGTCCGAGTCGAGGGCAGCCCGGAAATCGCGCGCCGGTTCATGAGCTTGTTCCCGCTGCCGCCGAAAGCCTTTTGACGCGTTATTGAGGCACGCCTTCCGCTCGCCTAAGGGCTTCACCCATGAACGACATCGCCAACGCCAATCCCGAAAGCCGCGCCGAAACGGTGATGGCCGCGCCCGACAAGATCGTGAAGGTTCGCGATGTCTTCGGCGTCGACAGCGACATGGAAGTGCCGGCGTTCAGCGAAG is part of the Sphingomicrobium sp. genome and encodes:
- a CDS encoding winged helix-turn-helix transcriptional regulator, whose protein sequence is MELEKVTKRERPSVRRVYDDACGTAHALHLIGERWAMLIIRELAFGPRRFSELKADLPGISANVLTQRLGELESRGIVRKISLPPPASVQVYEATPWGLEAAPLIGALGKWAARSPDHDPSLPMSHAALMMSFETLFDPARAADMDARLGFRFGNVDYVATVRCGSIRVERRPIEDVDVTFTGTPMNMVAAIHGGAPPEQVDVRVEGSPEIARRFMSLFPLPPKAF